In the genome of Tachysurus vachellii isolate PV-2020 chromosome 9, HZAU_Pvac_v1, whole genome shotgun sequence, one region contains:
- the LOC132851810 gene encoding AFG3-like protein 1 isoform X2, which yields MSLMLRSMCKNCCKSGWKSWRREYSVFNSSSVLKYTSFSLNPVKLRMELLLLQSRVFSSKPPKEKSSDPESQRKSGGEGTGGGEKKEDGNWWSRILRRDVPWDEKHFWNVLFTGSGMLATFLYLYFRNRGREISWREFVHYYLARDLVERLEVVNKQYVRVLPAPHVNTSEVSYVWFNIGTVDTFERNLEQAERELGLDPHRVQVLYSTERDWNFLVILLPFVALLGLLTFRSRQWKSAGWQRGRGSNMLRMTESKAKMIRDSINVRLKDVAGCEEAKLEILEFVSFLKKPKQYLELGAKIPKGALLSGPPGTGKTLLAKATAGEAGVPFITVNGSEFQEMFVGVGAARVRDTFALARRHAPCILFIDEIDAMGRKRGRGHFGGQSEQENTLNQLLVEMDGFNSSMNVVVLAATNRVDVLDPALLRPGRFDRQIYIGPPDIKGRASIFKVHMRPLKLDASLTSDHLARKLAALTPGFTGADIANVCNEAALIAARHLDPAVTSKHFEQAVERVIGGLEKKTRVLQPAEKTTVAYHEAGHAVVGWFLEHADPLLKLSIIPRGKGLGYAQYQPKEQYLFTREQLFDRMCVMLGGRVAEQVFFGRITTGAQDDLRNVTQSAYAQIMQFGMSESVGQMAFDLPKQGEPVLEKPYSEATAELIDQEVRSLISKAFERTRRLITEKRELVEKVGKRLLKNEVLDKADMVELLGPRPFVEKCTYEEFVEETGSMDEDTSLPEGLKDWDKHSDTSQPKDSSQQHREFIYL from the exons atGAGTCTGATGTTACGGTCGATGTGTAAAAACTGCTGTAAGTCAGGATGGAAGAGCTGGAGACGAGAATACAGCGTGTTTAACTCGAGTTCAGTGTTAAAGTACACG AGTTTTTCATTGAATCCAGTGAAATTAAGAATGGAATTGTTGCTCTTACAATCACGTGTTTTCTCCAGCAAACCACCAAAAG AGAAATCCAGTGACCCGGAATCCCAAAGAAAGAGCGGTGGAGAAGGAACAGGTGGTGGTGAGAAGAAGGAAGATGGCAATTGGTGGTCTCGCATCCTACGT AGAGACGTCCCTTGGGATGAGAAGCATTTCTGGAACGTCCTTTTTACAGGATCTGGGATGCTGGcgacttttctttatttatacttCCGAAATAGAGGAAGAGAGATATCGTGGAGGGAGTTTGTTCATTACTACCTCGCTCGAGACCTG GTCGAGAGGCTAGAAGTGGTTAATAAGCAGTATGTCAGAGTGCTTCCTGCTCCCCATGTCAACACGTCAGAGGTG AGTTATGTTTGGTTTAATATCGGCACAGTGGACACGTTCGAGAGGAATCTGGAGCAAGCAGAACGAGAGCTGGGTTTGGATCCACACAGGGTCCAGGTGCTCTATAGCACTGAGAGAGATTG GAATTTCCTCGTGATTTTGCTCCCGTTCGTCGCACTGCTCGGTTTGCTGACGTTCAGGTCGAGGCAGTGGAAGTCTGCAGGATGGCAGCGTGGAAGAGGAAGCAATATGCTTAGAATGACCGAGTCCAAAGCGAAGATGATCAGAGACAGCATTAACGTCAGGCTGAAGGATGTTGCCGGCTGTGAAGAAGCCAAGCTGGAGATTTTGGAGTTTGTCAGTTTTCTGAAGAAGCCCAAACAGTACCTGGAACTCGGTGCCAAAATCCCAAAG GGTGCGTTGTTATCGGGTCCACCTGGAACAGGAAAGACTCTGCTGGCCAAAGCGACCGCAGGCGAAGCTGGAGTTCCCTTCATAACGGTCAACGGCTCTGAGTTTCAGGAGATGTTCGTCGGTGTAGGAGCAGCCCGG GTGAGGGACACGTTTGCGCTGGCCAGAAGACACGCCCCCTGTATCCTCTTCATCGATGAGATTGATGCCATGGGCAGGAAGAGGGGTCGAGGGCACTTTGGTGGGCAGAGCGAGCAGGAGAACACGCTTAACCAGCTGCTGGTGGAAATGGATG gctttAACAGCAGCATGAACGTTGTGGTTCTGGCCGCCACTAACCGCGTGGATGTTTTAGATCCGGCACTTTTAAGACCTGGACGGTTCGACAGGCAGATTTACATAG GTCCGCCTGATATTAAAGGCAGGGCTTCGATCTTTAAAGTGCACATGAGGCCACTGAAGCTGGATGCCAGTTTGACCTCAGATCATCTGGCAAGAAAACTGGCTGCTCTTACACCTGGCTTCACAG GAGCCGATATTGCGAACGTCTGTAACGAAGCAGCTCTCATCGCCGCACGTCACCTAGACCCAGCTGTGACCTCTAAACACTTTGAGCAAGCTGTCGAGAGGGTGATCGGAGGTCTGGAAAAGAAGACGAGGGTTCTGCAGCCTGCCGAAAAAACCACCGTGGCTTACCACGAGGCCGGACATGCTGTCGTAGGCTGGTTTCTGGAGCACGCAGACCCTCTGCTGAAG TTGTCCATCATTCCTCGAGGTAAAGGCCTTGGCTACGCGCAGTACCAGCCTAAGGAGCAATACTTGTTCACACGTGAGCAGCTCTTCGACAGGATGTGCGTGATGCTCGGAGGGCGTGTGGCGGAGCAGGTGTTTTTTGGCAGGATCACCACAGGAGCTCAGGACGATCTGAGAAATGTCACCCAGTCTGCATATGCTCAG ATCATGCAGTTCGGGATGAGCGAGTCAGTGGGGCAAATGGCATTTGATCTGCCAAAGCAGGGCGAGCCGGTGTTAGAGAAGCCTTACAGCGAGGCCACTGCTGAGCTCATAGACCAGGAAGTGCGTTCCCTTATTAGCAAAGCTTTCGAGAGAACGCGTCGTCTCATCACCGAGAAACGAGAGCTGGTGGAGAAG GTGGGGAAGCGTCTCCTAAAGAACGAAGTCCTGGACAAAGCGGACATGGTGGAGCTGTTGGGCCCGAGGCCGTTTGTAGAGAAATGCACCTACGAGGAGTTTGTGGAGGAAACCGGCAGCATGGACGAGGACACGAGTCTGCCTGAGGGACTAAAGGACTGGGACAAGCACAGCGACACGTCTCAGCCTAAAGACTCCTCACAGCAGCACAGAGAGTTTATATACCTGTAG
- the def8 gene encoding differentially expressed in FDCP 8 homolog isoform X3: MDLGLAEDHFSRPVGSFVASDIEQLKQAIEECKKLILELPEHSERQKDTVAKLIHLRLKLQELKDPEEDEPNLRILLEHRFSKEKSKSVKQTCDKCSTIIWGLIQTWYTCTGCYYRCHSKCMNLITKPCVRSKVSHQSEYKLNICPENGLDKQDYRCAECRAQISLRGVPSEARQCDYTGQYYCSSCHWNDTSIIPARVIHNWEFEPKKVCRSSMRYLALMISRPVLKLKEVNPLLFNFVEELVEIRKLRQDILLMKPYFITCKEAMEARLLLQLQDRQHFVENDDMYSLQDLIDISSGRLSCSLTEIHTTFAKHIKLDCERCQAKGFVCELCKEGDILFPFDSHTSVCHDCSAVFHRDCYYDNSTTCPRCARMTERKQDELAEL; this comes from the exons ATGGACCTAGGGCTGGCTGAGGACCATTTCTCACGACCTGTG GGTTCTTTTGTGGCGTCAGACATTGAGCAGCTGAAGCAGGCTATAGAGGAGTGTAAGAAACTGATTTTGGAGCTGCCGGAACATTCTGAGAGACAGAAGGACACCGTGGCCAAACTCATCCACCTTCGTCTCAAACTTCAGGAACTGAAG GACCCGGAGGAAGATGAGCCCAACCTGCGCATCCTGCTGGAGCATCGCTTCTCTAAAGAGAAGAGCAAAAGCGTGAAACAGACATGTGACAAGTGCAGCACCATCATCTGGGGTCTTATTCAGACCTGGTACACGTGCACAG GTTGTTATTACCGTTGCCACAGCAAGTGCATGAATCTCATCACAAAGCCGTGCGTGAGGTCTAAAGTGAGCCATCAGTCGGAATACAAACTAAACATCTGCCCAGAGAACGGCCTGGACAAACAGGATTACAGATGTGCAGAGTGCCGAGCTCAGATCTCGCTCA GAGGCGTCCCGAGCGAGGCGAGGCAGTGTGACTATACGGGACAGTACTACTGCAGCAGCTGCCACTGGAACGACACCTCCATCATCCCTGCACGTGTCATTCACAACTGGGAATTTGAGCCCAAAAAG gtgtgtcgATCATCCATGCGTTATCTGGCTCTTATGATCTCCCGACCTGTGCTGAAGCTAAAGGAGGTAAACCCACTGCTCTTTAACTTCGTAGAGGAGCTGGTGGAAATCAGG AAGCTACGCCAGGATATATTACTGATGAAGCCCTACTTTATTACCTGTAAAGAAGCCATGGAAGCCAGACTGCTGCTGCAG CTTCAAGATCGGCAGCACTTTGTGGAGAACGACGACATGTACAGTCTACAGGACCTGATCGACATCTCCAGCGGCCGGCTCAGCTGCTCTCTCACCGAGATTCACACCACCTTCGCCAAGCACATTAAACTCGACTGTGAG CGATGCCAAGCCAAAGGatttgtgtgtgagctgtgtaaGGAGGGGGATATTCTCTTCCCATTCGACAGCCATACCTCAGTGTGTCACGACTGCTCTGCTGTTTTCCACAG GGACTGTTACTATGACAACTCTACAACGTGTCCACGATGCGCCCGGATGACCGAGCGGAAGCAGGATGAGCTGGCGGAGCTTTAG
- the def8 gene encoding differentially expressed in FDCP 8 homolog isoform X1, which yields MEYDERLARFRQGHINPFDRSESNGTSDRKDPPKQEVRPEIFSTETKSQNSDRTMDLGLAEDHFSRPVGSFVASDIEQLKQAIEECKKLILELPEHSERQKDTVAKLIHLRLKLQELKDPEEDEPNLRILLEHRFSKEKSKSVKQTCDKCSTIIWGLIQTWYTCTGCYYRCHSKCMNLITKPCVRSKVSHQSEYKLNICPENGLDKQDYRCAECRAQISLRGVPSEARQCDYTGQYYCSSCHWNDTSIIPARVIHNWEFEPKKVCRSSMRYLALMISRPVLKLKEVNPLLFNFVEELVEIRKLRQDILLMKPYFITCKEAMEARLLLQLQDRQHFVENDDMYSLQDLIDISSGRLSCSLTEIHTTFAKHIKLDCERCQAKGFVCELCKEGDILFPFDSHTSVCHDCSAVFHRDCYYDNSTTCPRCARMTERKQDELAEL from the exons AGGTGAGACCGGAGATCTTCTCCACTGAAACCAAAAGCCAAAACTCAGACCGGACCATGGACCTAGGGCTGGCTGAGGACCATTTCTCACGACCTGTG GGTTCTTTTGTGGCGTCAGACATTGAGCAGCTGAAGCAGGCTATAGAGGAGTGTAAGAAACTGATTTTGGAGCTGCCGGAACATTCTGAGAGACAGAAGGACACCGTGGCCAAACTCATCCACCTTCGTCTCAAACTTCAGGAACTGAAG GACCCGGAGGAAGATGAGCCCAACCTGCGCATCCTGCTGGAGCATCGCTTCTCTAAAGAGAAGAGCAAAAGCGTGAAACAGACATGTGACAAGTGCAGCACCATCATCTGGGGTCTTATTCAGACCTGGTACACGTGCACAG GTTGTTATTACCGTTGCCACAGCAAGTGCATGAATCTCATCACAAAGCCGTGCGTGAGGTCTAAAGTGAGCCATCAGTCGGAATACAAACTAAACATCTGCCCAGAGAACGGCCTGGACAAACAGGATTACAGATGTGCAGAGTGCCGAGCTCAGATCTCGCTCA GAGGCGTCCCGAGCGAGGCGAGGCAGTGTGACTATACGGGACAGTACTACTGCAGCAGCTGCCACTGGAACGACACCTCCATCATCCCTGCACGTGTCATTCACAACTGGGAATTTGAGCCCAAAAAG gtgtgtcgATCATCCATGCGTTATCTGGCTCTTATGATCTCCCGACCTGTGCTGAAGCTAAAGGAGGTAAACCCACTGCTCTTTAACTTCGTAGAGGAGCTGGTGGAAATCAGG AAGCTACGCCAGGATATATTACTGATGAAGCCCTACTTTATTACCTGTAAAGAAGCCATGGAAGCCAGACTGCTGCTGCAG CTTCAAGATCGGCAGCACTTTGTGGAGAACGACGACATGTACAGTCTACAGGACCTGATCGACATCTCCAGCGGCCGGCTCAGCTGCTCTCTCACCGAGATTCACACCACCTTCGCCAAGCACATTAAACTCGACTGTGAG CGATGCCAAGCCAAAGGatttgtgtgtgagctgtgtaaGGAGGGGGATATTCTCTTCCCATTCGACAGCCATACCTCAGTGTGTCACGACTGCTCTGCTGTTTTCCACAG GGACTGTTACTATGACAACTCTACAACGTGTCCACGATGCGCCCGGATGACCGAGCGGAAGCAGGATGAGCTGGCGGAGCTTTAG
- the def8 gene encoding differentially expressed in FDCP 8 homolog isoform X2: MLCCEVYAEVRPEIFSTETKSQNSDRTMDLGLAEDHFSRPVGSFVASDIEQLKQAIEECKKLILELPEHSERQKDTVAKLIHLRLKLQELKDPEEDEPNLRILLEHRFSKEKSKSVKQTCDKCSTIIWGLIQTWYTCTGCYYRCHSKCMNLITKPCVRSKVSHQSEYKLNICPENGLDKQDYRCAECRAQISLRGVPSEARQCDYTGQYYCSSCHWNDTSIIPARVIHNWEFEPKKVCRSSMRYLALMISRPVLKLKEVNPLLFNFVEELVEIRKLRQDILLMKPYFITCKEAMEARLLLQLQDRQHFVENDDMYSLQDLIDISSGRLSCSLTEIHTTFAKHIKLDCERCQAKGFVCELCKEGDILFPFDSHTSVCHDCSAVFHRDCYYDNSTTCPRCARMTERKQDELAEL, encoded by the exons AGGTGAGACCGGAGATCTTCTCCACTGAAACCAAAAGCCAAAACTCAGACCGGACCATGGACCTAGGGCTGGCTGAGGACCATTTCTCACGACCTGTG GGTTCTTTTGTGGCGTCAGACATTGAGCAGCTGAAGCAGGCTATAGAGGAGTGTAAGAAACTGATTTTGGAGCTGCCGGAACATTCTGAGAGACAGAAGGACACCGTGGCCAAACTCATCCACCTTCGTCTCAAACTTCAGGAACTGAAG GACCCGGAGGAAGATGAGCCCAACCTGCGCATCCTGCTGGAGCATCGCTTCTCTAAAGAGAAGAGCAAAAGCGTGAAACAGACATGTGACAAGTGCAGCACCATCATCTGGGGTCTTATTCAGACCTGGTACACGTGCACAG GTTGTTATTACCGTTGCCACAGCAAGTGCATGAATCTCATCACAAAGCCGTGCGTGAGGTCTAAAGTGAGCCATCAGTCGGAATACAAACTAAACATCTGCCCAGAGAACGGCCTGGACAAACAGGATTACAGATGTGCAGAGTGCCGAGCTCAGATCTCGCTCA GAGGCGTCCCGAGCGAGGCGAGGCAGTGTGACTATACGGGACAGTACTACTGCAGCAGCTGCCACTGGAACGACACCTCCATCATCCCTGCACGTGTCATTCACAACTGGGAATTTGAGCCCAAAAAG gtgtgtcgATCATCCATGCGTTATCTGGCTCTTATGATCTCCCGACCTGTGCTGAAGCTAAAGGAGGTAAACCCACTGCTCTTTAACTTCGTAGAGGAGCTGGTGGAAATCAGG AAGCTACGCCAGGATATATTACTGATGAAGCCCTACTTTATTACCTGTAAAGAAGCCATGGAAGCCAGACTGCTGCTGCAG CTTCAAGATCGGCAGCACTTTGTGGAGAACGACGACATGTACAGTCTACAGGACCTGATCGACATCTCCAGCGGCCGGCTCAGCTGCTCTCTCACCGAGATTCACACCACCTTCGCCAAGCACATTAAACTCGACTGTGAG CGATGCCAAGCCAAAGGatttgtgtgtgagctgtgtaaGGAGGGGGATATTCTCTTCCCATTCGACAGCCATACCTCAGTGTGTCACGACTGCTCTGCTGTTTTCCACAG GGACTGTTACTATGACAACTCTACAACGTGTCCACGATGCGCCCGGATGACCGAGCGGAAGCAGGATGAGCTGGCGGAGCTTTAG
- the LOC132851810 gene encoding AFG3-like protein 1 isoform X1, protein MSLMLRSMCKNCCKSGWKSWRREYSVFNSSSVLKYTSFSLNPVKLRMELLLLQSRVFSSKPPKGFEKFFPKRSATEPREKSSDPESQRKSGGEGTGGGEKKEDGNWWSRILRRDVPWDEKHFWNVLFTGSGMLATFLYLYFRNRGREISWREFVHYYLARDLVERLEVVNKQYVRVLPAPHVNTSEVSYVWFNIGTVDTFERNLEQAERELGLDPHRVQVLYSTERDWNFLVILLPFVALLGLLTFRSRQWKSAGWQRGRGSNMLRMTESKAKMIRDSINVRLKDVAGCEEAKLEILEFVSFLKKPKQYLELGAKIPKGALLSGPPGTGKTLLAKATAGEAGVPFITVNGSEFQEMFVGVGAARVRDTFALARRHAPCILFIDEIDAMGRKRGRGHFGGQSEQENTLNQLLVEMDGFNSSMNVVVLAATNRVDVLDPALLRPGRFDRQIYIGPPDIKGRASIFKVHMRPLKLDASLTSDHLARKLAALTPGFTGADIANVCNEAALIAARHLDPAVTSKHFEQAVERVIGGLEKKTRVLQPAEKTTVAYHEAGHAVVGWFLEHADPLLKLSIIPRGKGLGYAQYQPKEQYLFTREQLFDRMCVMLGGRVAEQVFFGRITTGAQDDLRNVTQSAYAQIMQFGMSESVGQMAFDLPKQGEPVLEKPYSEATAELIDQEVRSLISKAFERTRRLITEKRELVEKVGKRLLKNEVLDKADMVELLGPRPFVEKCTYEEFVEETGSMDEDTSLPEGLKDWDKHSDTSQPKDSSQQHREFIYL, encoded by the exons atGAGTCTGATGTTACGGTCGATGTGTAAAAACTGCTGTAAGTCAGGATGGAAGAGCTGGAGACGAGAATACAGCGTGTTTAACTCGAGTTCAGTGTTAAAGTACACG AGTTTTTCATTGAATCCAGTGAAATTAAGAATGGAATTGTTGCTCTTACAATCACGTGTTTTCTCCAGCAAACCACCAAAAG gatttgaaaagttctttccAAAGAGATCAGCAACGGAACCCAGAG AGAAATCCAGTGACCCGGAATCCCAAAGAAAGAGCGGTGGAGAAGGAACAGGTGGTGGTGAGAAGAAGGAAGATGGCAATTGGTGGTCTCGCATCCTACGT AGAGACGTCCCTTGGGATGAGAAGCATTTCTGGAACGTCCTTTTTACAGGATCTGGGATGCTGGcgacttttctttatttatacttCCGAAATAGAGGAAGAGAGATATCGTGGAGGGAGTTTGTTCATTACTACCTCGCTCGAGACCTG GTCGAGAGGCTAGAAGTGGTTAATAAGCAGTATGTCAGAGTGCTTCCTGCTCCCCATGTCAACACGTCAGAGGTG AGTTATGTTTGGTTTAATATCGGCACAGTGGACACGTTCGAGAGGAATCTGGAGCAAGCAGAACGAGAGCTGGGTTTGGATCCACACAGGGTCCAGGTGCTCTATAGCACTGAGAGAGATTG GAATTTCCTCGTGATTTTGCTCCCGTTCGTCGCACTGCTCGGTTTGCTGACGTTCAGGTCGAGGCAGTGGAAGTCTGCAGGATGGCAGCGTGGAAGAGGAAGCAATATGCTTAGAATGACCGAGTCCAAAGCGAAGATGATCAGAGACAGCATTAACGTCAGGCTGAAGGATGTTGCCGGCTGTGAAGAAGCCAAGCTGGAGATTTTGGAGTTTGTCAGTTTTCTGAAGAAGCCCAAACAGTACCTGGAACTCGGTGCCAAAATCCCAAAG GGTGCGTTGTTATCGGGTCCACCTGGAACAGGAAAGACTCTGCTGGCCAAAGCGACCGCAGGCGAAGCTGGAGTTCCCTTCATAACGGTCAACGGCTCTGAGTTTCAGGAGATGTTCGTCGGTGTAGGAGCAGCCCGG GTGAGGGACACGTTTGCGCTGGCCAGAAGACACGCCCCCTGTATCCTCTTCATCGATGAGATTGATGCCATGGGCAGGAAGAGGGGTCGAGGGCACTTTGGTGGGCAGAGCGAGCAGGAGAACACGCTTAACCAGCTGCTGGTGGAAATGGATG gctttAACAGCAGCATGAACGTTGTGGTTCTGGCCGCCACTAACCGCGTGGATGTTTTAGATCCGGCACTTTTAAGACCTGGACGGTTCGACAGGCAGATTTACATAG GTCCGCCTGATATTAAAGGCAGGGCTTCGATCTTTAAAGTGCACATGAGGCCACTGAAGCTGGATGCCAGTTTGACCTCAGATCATCTGGCAAGAAAACTGGCTGCTCTTACACCTGGCTTCACAG GAGCCGATATTGCGAACGTCTGTAACGAAGCAGCTCTCATCGCCGCACGTCACCTAGACCCAGCTGTGACCTCTAAACACTTTGAGCAAGCTGTCGAGAGGGTGATCGGAGGTCTGGAAAAGAAGACGAGGGTTCTGCAGCCTGCCGAAAAAACCACCGTGGCTTACCACGAGGCCGGACATGCTGTCGTAGGCTGGTTTCTGGAGCACGCAGACCCTCTGCTGAAG TTGTCCATCATTCCTCGAGGTAAAGGCCTTGGCTACGCGCAGTACCAGCCTAAGGAGCAATACTTGTTCACACGTGAGCAGCTCTTCGACAGGATGTGCGTGATGCTCGGAGGGCGTGTGGCGGAGCAGGTGTTTTTTGGCAGGATCACCACAGGAGCTCAGGACGATCTGAGAAATGTCACCCAGTCTGCATATGCTCAG ATCATGCAGTTCGGGATGAGCGAGTCAGTGGGGCAAATGGCATTTGATCTGCCAAAGCAGGGCGAGCCGGTGTTAGAGAAGCCTTACAGCGAGGCCACTGCTGAGCTCATAGACCAGGAAGTGCGTTCCCTTATTAGCAAAGCTTTCGAGAGAACGCGTCGTCTCATCACCGAGAAACGAGAGCTGGTGGAGAAG GTGGGGAAGCGTCTCCTAAAGAACGAAGTCCTGGACAAAGCGGACATGGTGGAGCTGTTGGGCCCGAGGCCGTTTGTAGAGAAATGCACCTACGAGGAGTTTGTGGAGGAAACCGGCAGCATGGACGAGGACACGAGTCTGCCTGAGGGACTAAAGGACTGGGACAAGCACAGCGACACGTCTCAGCCTAAAGACTCCTCACAGCAGCACAGAGAGTTTATATACCTGTAG